The following nucleotide sequence is from Pseudosulfitobacter sp. DSM 107133.
CGTTCGCGACGTCGGTGCTGGGCATTGTTGATCAACTCGCTGACATAGAGGATCAGGTTCACATTCTTGAAGTCCATGCCATGGAACTTTGCGGCGAACCGTCCCCCGATATCCACGACATGGGTCACTGCACCGTGCATCATCATGTCGCTGTCGTCCGCTATCGTGAACTCCAGCCCATAGTCCCGCGCCAGAAGGCGTGTCACGTCGTCAGCCTGATCAGGCCGTTTGGTCAGAATGACCCAGTTGGTCGGATCGAACCCATGCCGGTCCCCGTACCCGCGCAGAACGTCAGGCGTGTCATTCACGGGATCGGTTGTGATCGAGATGAATCGCACCAGATCGCTCATCGGCCCGTCGTTGATCGAAGCCTGGACCGCCGCAATCTTTTCCGCATGGAGAGGGCAGATATCCTGGCAGTTGGCGTAGATGAAATGCAGGATGACGACCCTTTCGCTGAAATCCGCCAAGCGCACAGGATTGCCCTCCGCATCCTGCAACTCAAAATCCGGGGCCTGTGCTGCGTCGATGGCCTGGAAGTATGGCTCCATCTCGAACATCCGCGCATCCAGATTTTCACCCGGATGATCGGCGGAGGCCGGAAAGGAGATCGTGGCCGCAAATGTCGCCAAGGCGGCGCGCCGGGTCAGATAGATAATCAACTGCATCACCTTTCGGATTGATCGGGCTTGCCACCACCCGCATCGTTGCATTTCCCGCCGGACCCGCCCTTCATGCACAGACCAAGCCCGCACATCGCGGCACAGGGTGCCAGCGAGACCAAAACAGGCGCGAGACCGATCGCGGTGAGCCATCCCCAGTTCAGGGCCATGCCGCCGCCCATCACGGTTGCCGCACCGACGAACAGCAATCGTCTGCGCGTCAACCACCGGGGCCGGTTGCCGGCGTTTTTGATGCCGACGTCGCCCGCATCGTTGGAAGATGATATGTCGGTCATCCGGAAAATCCTTCAGAAGTTTGAGGGCCGGTCATTCTGATAACTGGGCGGTCAAGGGCGGGTGGTATTCTTTCGAAGGTACTCATTGAATGAACCCCTGCAAAAAGGACACCATCTCGGGCTCGTCCCATTCGGCAGGGCCGACCAGCCGTCCCAGCTCCTGCCCCTGCGCGTCGATCAGGATCGTTGTCGGCAGGCCGACGGTGCGCAGCGCGGTCATCGACAACATGGTCTTGTCGACATACATCTTGAGATTGGTGACACCGATCTCGTCGTAGAACCGCCGCACGACGGGCGATCCGGCCCGGTCGATGGACAGGGCGACCACTTCGAACCGGTCGCCGCCAAGTTCCGCCTGAAGCGCATCCAGCGTCGGCATTTCCTCTCGGCATGGCACGCACCAGGTTGCCCAAACATTCACGAGGATCAGCTTGCCACGAAAATCCTCCATGTCCCCACGGCTGCCGTCCTCGGTCTCGTAGCGCACATTGATCACCGGCTGCGGCGTGTCGTGCAGTGCGAAGCCTTGCGGCCCGGCAAGCGCAGAGCCAACTGACAATGCCCAGACGAGCAGGGCTGTTTTGAGATATTTCATGGCGTTGGCTCCTTGAAAGATTGGTTTTTCAGATCCCGGACGATCGGCAACAGGGTTTCGCGCAAGATTGCCCGAGTAATCGGTCCGACATGGCGGTAGGCGATGGTGCCGTCAGACGTGATGACATAGGTTTCGGGCACGCCGTAAACGCCCCATTCGATGCCAGCACGTCCGTCGATGTCGGCCCCGATGCGCGCGTAGGGATCGCCCAATTCGTCGAGCCAGGCGCGCGCCTGTTCGGGCGGATCCTTGTAGTTGATCCCGTAGAGCGGCACTTCACCTGTGGCGCTCAATTCCAGGAACAGCGGGTGTTCTGCACGGCAGGGCACA
It contains:
- a CDS encoding SCO family protein — encoded protein: MQLIIYLTRRAALATFAATISFPASADHPGENLDARMFEMEPYFQAIDAAQAPDFELQDAEGNPVRLADFSERVVILHFIYANCQDICPLHAEKIAAVQASINDGPMSDLVRFISITTDPVNDTPDVLRGYGDRHGFDPTNWVILTKRPDQADDVTRLLARDYGLEFTIADDSDMMMHGAVTHVVDIGGRFAAKFHGMDFKNVNLILYVSELINNAQHRRRERGWWDRLTGAFQ
- a CDS encoding TlpA disulfide reductase family protein, producing the protein MKYLKTALLVWALSVGSALAGPQGFALHDTPQPVINVRYETEDGSRGDMEDFRGKLILVNVWATWCVPCREEMPTLDALQAELGGDRFEVVALSIDRAGSPVVRRFYDEIGVTNLKMYVDKTMLSMTALRTVGLPTTILIDAQGQELGRLVGPAEWDEPEMVSFLQGFIQ
- a CDS encoding DsbE family thiol:disulfide interchange protein: MTQQVVSKIDPVPRRRISGFALVPLIAFALMVLFGWGLFRGGDDLPSALLDKPVPEFALAPVLGREEGLSTQDLIGHVSLVNVFASWCVPCRAEHPLFLELSATGEVPLYGINYKDPPEQARAWLDELGDPYARIGADIDGRAGIEWGVYGVPETYVITSDGTIAYRHVGPITRAILRETLLPIVRDLKNQSFKEPTP